One segment of Hippopotamus amphibius kiboko isolate mHipAmp2 chromosome 2, mHipAmp2.hap2, whole genome shotgun sequence DNA contains the following:
- the ANP32B gene encoding acidic leucine-rich nuclear phosphoprotein 32 family member B isoform X1 — MDMKRRIHLELRNRTPAAVRELVLDNCKSNDGKIEGLTAEFVNLEFLSLINVGLISVSNLPKLPKLKKLELSDNRIYGGLDMLAEKLPNLTHLNLSGNKLKDISTLEPLKKLECLKSLDLFNCEVTNLNDYRESVFKLLPQLTYLDGYDREDREAPDSDAEVDGVDEEEDDEEGEDEDKEEDEDGEEEEFDDEEDEDEDEDVEGEEDEDEVSGEEEEFGHDGEVDEDEDDEDEDEDEDEEEEESGKGEKRKRETDDEGEDD; from the exons ATGGACATGAAGAGGAGGATCCACCTGGAGCTGAGGAACCGGACTCCGGCAGCT GTTCGAGAACTTGTCCTGGACAATTGCAAATCAAATGATGGGAAAATTGAGGGCTTAACGGCTGAATTTGTGAACTTAGAGTTCCTCAGTTTAATAAATGTAGGCTTGATTTCAGTTTCAAATCTCCCCAAACTACCTAAATTGAAAAAG CTTGAGCTCAGTGACAATAGAATCTATGGAGGTCTGGATATGTTAGCAGAAAAACTCCCAAATCTTACACATCTAAACTTAAGTGGAAATAAACTGAAAGATATCAGCACCCTGGAACCTTTG AAAAAGTTGGAATGCCTGAAGAGCCTGGATCTGTTTAACTGTGAGGTTACTAACCTGAATGACTACCGAGAGAGCGTCTTCAAGCTCCTGCCCCAGCTGACCTACCTGGATGGCTATGACCGAGAGGATCGTGAAGCCCCTGACTCAGATGCTGAGGTGGATGGTGTGGATGAAGAAGAGGACGATGAAG AAGGAGAAGATGAGGAcaaggaggaagatgaggatgGTGAGGAAGAAGAGTTTGATGATGAAGAGGATGAAGATGAAGACGAAGATGTAGaaggggaggaggatgaagatGAAGTCAGTGGGGAG GAAGAAGAATTCGGACATGATGGAGAAGTTGATGAAGATGAAGACgatgaggatgaagatgaggatgaggatgaag aagaggaagaaagcgggaaaggtgaaaagagaaagagagaaacagatgatGAAGGAGAAGATGattaa
- the ANP32B gene encoding acidic leucine-rich nuclear phosphoprotein 32 family member B isoform X2 gives MDMKRRIHLELRNRTPAAVRELVLDNCKSNDGKIEGLTAEFVNLEFLSLINVGLISVSNLPKLPKLKKKKLECLKSLDLFNCEVTNLNDYRESVFKLLPQLTYLDGYDREDREAPDSDAEVDGVDEEEDDEEGEDEDKEEDEDGEEEEFDDEEDEDEDEDVEGEEDEDEVSGEEEEFGHDGEVDEDEDDEDEDEDEDEEEEESGKGEKRKRETDDEGEDD, from the exons ATGGACATGAAGAGGAGGATCCACCTGGAGCTGAGGAACCGGACTCCGGCAGCT GTTCGAGAACTTGTCCTGGACAATTGCAAATCAAATGATGGGAAAATTGAGGGCTTAACGGCTGAATTTGTGAACTTAGAGTTCCTCAGTTTAATAAATGTAGGCTTGATTTCAGTTTCAAATCTCCCCAAACTACCTAAATTGAAAAAG AAAAAGTTGGAATGCCTGAAGAGCCTGGATCTGTTTAACTGTGAGGTTACTAACCTGAATGACTACCGAGAGAGCGTCTTCAAGCTCCTGCCCCAGCTGACCTACCTGGATGGCTATGACCGAGAGGATCGTGAAGCCCCTGACTCAGATGCTGAGGTGGATGGTGTGGATGAAGAAGAGGACGATGAAG AAGGAGAAGATGAGGAcaaggaggaagatgaggatgGTGAGGAAGAAGAGTTTGATGATGAAGAGGATGAAGATGAAGACGAAGATGTAGaaggggaggaggatgaagatGAAGTCAGTGGGGAG GAAGAAGAATTCGGACATGATGGAGAAGTTGATGAAGATGAAGACgatgaggatgaagatgaggatgaggatgaag aagaggaagaaagcgggaaaggtgaaaagagaaagagagaaacagatgatGAAGGAGAAGATGattaa